The following is a genomic window from Lysinibacillus sp. JNUCC-52.
ACGTACGCATTTACAAGATGCAGTACCGATTCGTTTAGGACAAGAGTTTGAAGCATATTGTCGTGTAATTAACCGTGATATTGTCCGTATTCGACAAACACGTCCAAATTTATATGATGTAAACATGGGGGCAACTGCTGTTGGTACAGGGTTAAATGCTTTCCCAGATTATATAAAATCAGTAGACGAACATCTTGCTGAAATTTCTGGCTTGCCATTAAAAGGTGCTACACATTTAGTAGATGCTACACAAAATACAGATGCATATACTGAAGTGTCAGGTGCACTTAAAATTTGTATGATTAATATGTCTAAAATCGCTAATGATTTACGATTGATGGCATCTGGTCCACGTGCAGGTTTAGGTGAAATTATATTACCAGCACGCCAACCAGGATCATCTATTATGCCTGGTAAAGTAAACCCTGTTATGCCAGAAGTGCTTAACCAAGTAGCATTCCAAGTAATTGGTAATGACCATACGATTTCTTTAGCATCTGAAGCTGGTCAATTAGAGTTAAACGTTATGGAGCCTGTTCTTGTCTTTAACTTAATTCAATCTATAAGCATTATGAATAATGTTTTCCGTGCATTTACTGAAAACTGCTTAAAAGATATTGAAGCAAATGAAGAGCGCATGAAGGAATATGTAGAAAAAAGTGTTGGTGTCCTTACTGCAGTGAACCCACATATTGGCTATGAAGTAGCAGCACGTCTTGCACGTGAAGCGATTCTTTCAGGACGTTCGATTCGTGAGCTTTGTATTGAATCAGGTGTTTTAACAAAAGAACAATTAGATTTAATTTTAGATCCTTATGAAATGACACACCCAGGTATTGCTGGTTCTAGTATGATGAAATTAAAATAATATTGTACGTCCTTTGCTATATGTATAATATGTATAGCGTTGATAGAAGGCATCAGGAGTGAACTCTTGATGCCTTTTCTTATTGAAAGACATATTTTTAAATTTTTTTGAAAAAAGTCAGCGGAGTAAATTGTCCTCAGCTTTTTTTCATTTCTTAAATAAAAAGTAGGCGTTTTTCTGTGATTATTAGACTAAATCAACTATAATAATGGTATTATAGTAATATTATAGTTGGGGGAATTTAGTATGAGTTTGCGAAAAAAAAGCATTATCGGTTTTTCGGTATTAAATTTAATTATGATGGTTGTATTAATTATTGATTTGGCCAATTTAACATCTTTTGCTTGGCTTTCTACGATTTTAACAATCGTTGGTATTTCGATTACTTTATCTTATATGTTCTATGTCAAATATAAAGTAATTCTACCAATTAACCAATTATCAAATGCTGCGAAAGCGATTACAATTGGGGAATTTGATTCAGTTACAATTGCTACAGATGACAAAAGTGAGATATCAGAGTTAGCTAAAGCCTTTCATGAGATGAAAGAACAACTTCGTACGATGACGCAAACAATTGCGAACAGCTCGACAGATTTATCTGCAAGTATTGAGGAACTTTCAGCAAGTACAAATGACATTACGATTGCTGTAAAAGAGGTAGACCATCAAATGGAGAAGACGTCAACTGGATTAAAACAAGCTGCACAATCTGCTAATAATAGTGCTATTGCGATGCAGCACACGGTAGACGGCATTGAACGTATTACAACTGCAACACAAGGTGTTTACGACCATGCTAAAGAAGCAAATGATATCGCAGGAAACGGAGCAGAAATATTGCATGTTGCGAAAAAACAAATGGAGTTTATATCTTCTTCCACAGATAAAACGAGTGGATTAATGCAACAGTTAACAAATAAAATGACAGATATTAAAGCAATGACAGAAATGATTACAACTATTACAGATCAAACGAATTTACTAGCTTTAAATGCTGCAATCGAAGCTGCACGAGCTGGTGAACATGGCAAAGGCTTTGCGGTAGTTGCAGAGGAAGTTCGTCATTTAGCAGAGCAATCTAAACATTCAGCTACTCAAATTGTTGATCTTGTAGTAGGCATTGAAAGCGATACGAAACAAGTTGCTGTAGCTGTTGAGGAAGATTTAAAAAATGTCCAACAAGGTGTTTATGTTATTGATGAAGCAACAAAATCTTTTGGCAACATTTCAAATCATGTGAGCCAAATGACGAATCAACTCGAAGATATTTCGACTACTGCCAAACATTTATCGGGCAGTGCAAATGAGGTAGCCACATTAGTAACCAATATTGCTGGTGGTATGGATAAATTATCTCATTACACGGAAGCGGTGTTACAATCGATGGATGAGCAAACGGCATCTATGCAAGCAGTCAATCAAGTTTCACAGGAGTTAACGATTCAGGCGGATGACTTGCAAAAGGTTACAAATCGATTTCAAGTAGTTTAATGATTAGACGAGAAATTTTGCGTCAATAAATACTTCTTTAAAATAAAAATATAAGTTTTTTAATATAATTTTTTAAATGTTTCAAACACAGACATAGTAGGCTGTTTCACAAAAGTAATTTATTTTTGTGAAATAGTCTCTTTTTTTTACTTTTTATTCAGAAAACTTGTAAGTTGACAGACAAATAAAAATGTTGAATTTTTTAATATTGTTTCTTATAATAGACTAACTGTTACCTCTTCTAACACACTTCAACTATTGCAACCCGCATTCGCCGGGTCAACATGTCACTTCTATAACCTTCGCAAATCCCAGCGAATTCATAACTTATATGAAAAAACAAACTGTAAGTAAAACTAAATTGTAAGAAAATTGAAAGCCCATATTTTATCTAGAATCATTATAGAAAGATAATTCTGAATTTTTGAAAGAGAGAGATTGGATTGAAGCTATCACAAGTAGAACAAGAAAAATTACTCCTCCATGTGGCAGGAGAACTTGCGCTGAAAAGAAAAGCGCGTGGATTAAAGCTGAATTATCCAGAGGCTGTAGCACTTATAAGTAGTTACATTATGGAAGGTGCTCGAGATGGAAAAACCGTTGCTCAATTAATGAGTGATGCAAAACATGTTCTAACGGCAGAAGATGTTATGGAGGGTGTTGGCGACATGATTTCCGATGTACAAGTAGAGTGTACTTTCCCAGACGGAACAAAGCTTGTTACTGTACACCGTCCTATTCAGTAAAGGAGGAATTGATAATGATTCCTGGAGAAATCAGACCAAAAAATGATGTTATCGAAATTAATGTAGGTAGAGCAACAAAAAAAGTACTCGTTGCGAACACAGGAGATCGCCCGATTCAAGTAGGCTCCCATTTTCATTTTATCGAAGTCAATAGATTTCTAGAGTTCAATCGACAAGATGCCATCGGAATGCATCTTAACATTCCATCAGGTACAGCAGTTCGATTTGAACCTGGTGAAGAAAAGGAAGTAGAGCTTGTCGAGTTTGGGGGCAAACAACATGTTTTTGGATTAAATATGCTAACAGAAGGCTCTACTCATCATAAGGATGAAATATTAGATAAGGCAATTGAAGGTGGCTTTAAAGGAGCGGAAGACAAATGAAAGTAACACATGAAGCTTACGCGAAAATGTTTGGTCCAACAGTCGGAGATAAAGTTCGCTTGGCCGATACAGATTTGTGGATTGAAATCGAGAAGGACTATACAACATATGGAGATGAAGGCGTATTTGGTGGTGGTAAATCATTACGTGTCTCGATGGGACAAAACGGTAAGAATACGCGAAATGAAGGTGTGCTTGACACTGTTATAACGAATGTCATGATCATTGATTATACTGGAATTGTAAAAGCGGATATCGGTATAAAAGATGGACGTATTATAGGCATTGGTAAAGCAGGAAATCCGAATAGCATGGACGGGGTCGACCAAGATATGATCATTGGCGTTGGTACAGAGGTCTATGCAGGGGAAGGTTTAATTGCAACGGCTGGAGCAATTGACACACATATCCATTTTATTAGTCCAGATCAAGTAGAAACAGCATTATTAGCGGGAACAACAACGTTTATTGGTGGAGGTACAGGACCTGCAGCTGGTTCGAAAGCGACAAGCTTAACTGCTGGCGAATGGCATTTACATCGTATGTTACAAGCTGTTGAAGGTTTTCCAATAAATGTTGGTTTACTTGGGAAAGGGAGTGCATCTGATCCAGAGCCAATTATTGAGCAAGTTCGTGCGGGTGCGATTGGTATGAAAATACATGAAGACTGGGGAGCAACACCTGCTGCGTTAAACCAGAGCTTAATGGTTGCTGACGACTATGATATTCAAGTGGCATTACATTCAGATACTTTGAATGAGGCTGGATTTGTAGAAGATACGATTAATGCAATTGATGGTCGTGTAATTCACATTTTCCATACGGAAGGGGCGGGTGGTGGCCATGCCCCAGACCAATTAGTGATGGCATCATTACCGAATATATTGCCAGCATCTACAAATCCTACAAAACCGTTTACAACAAATACGATTGATGAGCATTTAGATATGTTAATGGTTTGTCATCATTTAAAGCATGACGTACCAGAGGACGTGGCGTTTGCCGATTCTCGTATTCGACCAGAAACGATTGCTGCAGAAGATATTATGCAAGATTTAGGGATTTTAAGTATTATGTCCTCCGATTCACAAGCAATGGGTCGTGTTGGTGAAGTGACAATACGAACATTTCAAACGGCAGACAAAATGAAAAAACAGCGAGGTCCTTTACCGCAAGATGAAGGGAAAGATCACGATAATTATCGCGTTAAGCGTTATATGGCTAAGCTCAATATTAACCCAGCGATTGCGCATGGAATTAGCCATGAAGTAGGCTCATTGGAAGAAGGAAAGCTAGCGGATATCGTGCTTTGGGATCCAGCGTTCTTTGGCGTAAAAGCGGAAGTGGTCATAAAAAGTGGTATTGCAGTTTACGGTATTACAGGTGATCCGAATGCGTCCATTCCGACACCGCAGCCGATGAAAGGACGTCGGACGTTTGGCTTCTATGGACAAGGCCCTCAAAATTGTGGCATGACATTTTTACCGAGCATTGCTGTAGAAGAGGGTTTACCAGAAAAATTAGGTTTAAAACGTATGATAGGAACAGTGAAGAATTGCCGAAATATTAGTAAAGCTGATATGAAGCTTAATAGTGCTACACCGAAAATTGATGTGAATCCTGAAACATATGAAGTAAAAATTGATGGTGAGCTAGCTACATGTGAGCCAGTGGATGTATTGCCAATGGCACAACGATATTTCTTATTCTAAAAGAAAAATAGAGAGTGTGTAACAGTATCAGAGGAACAGTAAAAAATTCGATGACGAGGAGCAACATAAATGTTAATTGAAAAAATTATCGGCAATATTGCCAACGAAGAAGAGCATGCACATAAAGCGACTGAGTGGATTGAGCTTGAGTGGGAAGAATTAAGCAAACGTATTCTTCGAACAGAAACTGATAAAGGCACGGATATTGCTTTACGTTTAGAGGGTGACGAGCCACTACAATATGGTGACTTATTATTTGAGGATGATAGCCGTCGCATTGCGATTCGTACAAAGCTCGAACCAGTTATCGTCATTTCACCGAAAGATATGTATGAAATGGGGAAATCTGCATTTGAATTAGGCAATCGCCATACACCTTGCTTAATTGAACAGAATGAAATCATCGTACGAGCTGATCATACGATTAACCCATTATTAGATGAAATAGGAGTGAACTATGAAACGACAGAACGACGATTTAAACAACCGTTTAAATACCGCGGACACGCTCACTAATTTTTCGTTATTGCGTCTATTACAAATTCATGATTCTGCATTTCCAATAGGCTCGTATACCCATTCATATGGGATGGAAACGTATATTCAAGAAGATGTTATTCGCACAAAGGAACAATTAATAGATTATTGCCAAGCGTATATATTTCATAATTTAGTGCATGGTGACGCCTTAATTATTCAGGATGCGTTTCATGCAGCAAAAGTACACGATGTTGCTCGTCTAATAGAACTTGACGAACTTTGTGGGGCTATCAAGCTAGCTAAAGAATCGAGAGATGCTAGTGTCAACGTCGGCAAGCAATTTATACGAACAGTGGCACCACTTATGGACAGCCCCTTATTATTGCAATGGCAAGAAAAGTTAGCAGAAGATAAGGTGCAAGGTCATTACGCTGTACTTTATGCAATTTATAGTGAAGCACTCGGTGTAGATGTCTATCATGCAGTGATGACATATATGTATGCCTCCATTAGCGGATTAGTACAAAATGCTGTACGCGCTGTGCCGTTTGGTCAAAATACAGGTGTACAAGCATTAAATAAACTGCTTGTCTCTATTGAGGAAGCAGCGGAAAAGGTCATGACATTAACGATAGATGACCTATCCAATAATGCTTTAAGTATTGAACTAGCATCGATGAAGCATGAATTTTTATTTTCAAGATTATTTATTTCATAGAAAGAGAGTGGATATAAATGACTCCAATTCGAATTGGTATCGGAGGCCCAGTTGGCTCTGGGAAAACATCTTTAGTAGATCAATTAACACGTGCAATGCATGAAAAATATAACGTGGCGGTAATCACGAATGATATATATACAAGGGAGGATGCCCAGTATTTAATTACTAATGGTGTTCTAGAAGAGGATCGTATTGTCGGAGTGGAAACAGGTGGTTGCCCGCATACAGCGATTCGCGAAGATGCATCGATGAATTTTTCTGCCATTGATGACTTGAACAAACGCTTTGAAGATTTAGATATTATTTTCATTGAAAGTGGTGGGGATAATTTATCGGCTACATTTAGTCCAGAACTTGTTCATGGCTATATTTATGTAATTGATGTTGCAGAGGGACAAGATATTCCTCGTAAAGGTGGACCTGCATTAACACGTTCGGATTTACTGTTAATTAATAAAACGTCATTGGCACCTCATGTTGGTGTTGATCTTGAGATTATGGATCAGGATGTGAAAAAAATGCGTGCTGGACGACCATATATTTTTGCAGATGTACGTTCACAAACTAATGTCGATAAGGTCGTTGAATGGATTCAGCATCACATGTTACTTGAAGGCGCCGAAGCAGTTGACGTGAATGCTTAATCAAGGAAAAGTAAATCATTACGGTAAATTAGAGATGGCATTTGAGCTGAGAAGGGGCTTTACACGACTAGTTCATGTGTATCAGCAACCGCCATTAAAGGCAAGTAGAGAGTTATACACAGCGAATCAGTCAACTGCTACCGTTTTTATAATGGAATCTTCTGGTGGTATGGTAGCGGGTGATCGAAATGACATCTCGGTAAAACTTGCGCCTGAAAGCCAAGTGAAATTACAACAACAATCTGCTCTAAAAATTTATCCTTCTCACACAGGTGAGCCATGCATACAGGAAATTACGGTGGAATTAGCAGAAGGTGCACGATTAGAATGGCTACCTGAAGTAACTATTCCTTTTGAACGAGCGAAATTCCAAGTGAATACAACGATTCGTATGACAGAAAGCTCTACATTAATATGGGGTGAAATAATTGCCCCAGGTAGAGAAATGCGAGGAGAACTCTTTGATTATCAATCTTTCCAATCAAAATACAAAATATTTGTTGAGGAAGCGCTCATTGCATTTGATTCGTTCCTGTTTAAACCACAGGAAATGAACCTTTCTACAATTGGTTTGCTGGAGAAGGCACGTTATATCGGCTCTTTATGGATAGTGTCTCCAAAAGTTGAGCAGCTCAATATTCGAGATTTGCAGGAAATGATTCAACAAGAAAGCTTGATTCAGGCAAGTGTTACAAAACTAACAGATCATGCAATCCATTGTAGATGGCTTTCACAAGAGCAGCGAACACTTCACAAAGAAATCAATCGCATGTTTGAACATGTTGCATCACTGCTTTAAATTTCTGAGGTAAATGAAGGAGATAGAGAATTGAAAAAGTTTTCAGTAGTTATTTTATTATTCATACTTAGTCTTGCGGGCTGTAGTAATGTGTCTAGTCAAGGCGAGGGAAAACAGCCATCCGCTGCTTCCTCCTCAAAGGCTAATGAGCTTATTTATGCATCAGAATCCGAATTTGCGGGGTTAAATCCTATTTTAGAGGAAACGAATTTAGATGCATTACTTTTTAGAGGTCTTATGCGCTTTGATGAACATAATGCTCCAGTAAATGACATAGCAAAAAGCGTTGACATATCAGATGACCTGTTGACATATACGATTTTGATTCGTGATGACGTGACATTTCATGATGGACAAAAATTAACAGTAGACGATGTTATGTTTACTATTGATAGCATTCTTGATGATGCAAATGGGTCTTATTTAAAGTCTGATTTCATCCATGTCCAAGCGATGAAAAAAGTAAATGATACTACAATGACAATTCAATTGGATGAACCATTTACACCAATGTTAGATAAATTAACAGTGCCAATTTTGCCAAAGCATGTCTTTGAAGGACAAGACATGAGAACGGCTACGTTTAACCAAGAACCAATTGGTGCTGGCCCATACATGTTTGAAAAATGGGATAAAGGGACAAGTCTAACGCTTCAAGCGTACACTTCTTTCTTCGGAACAAAGGCATCTATTGAAAAAGTTATTTTTAAATTTATTCCAGATAGTAATGTTCGTGCATTGCAGCTGAAATCTGGCGAGTTAGATATTGCGTTACTGGATCCGAATCAGGTTGAAGAGCTTTCGAAAGTAGAACAATTAAAAATGTACGAAGTAGAATCAGCCGATTATCGTGGCGTGTTATTTAATATGAACTATCCACTTTGGCAAGAAGTCGATGTTCGAAAAGCGATGAGCTATGCGACAGATCGAACAGGCATAGTTAAAGGCATCCTACATGGGTATGGGACAGAAGCTTATTCGCCACTTCAAAAGCATGCCTATGTAAACGAAAATATTGAACATTATACTTATGATGTAAAGAAAGCAAATGAATTGTTAGAAAAATCGGGATGGATATTAGCAGACGATGGGTTCCGCTACAAGGACGGTAATAAGCTTGCCTTTACCATTACGGCACCAATTACAGATTCTGTGCGTGTCAATATGGCGAATTATGTCGCTCAAGGCTATAAGGAAATTGGGGCAGAGGTAGAAGTAGCGGCACTTGATTGGAGCAATATCGTGATTGAAGAAACGGAAGCGTTTATGGTGGGATGGGGTAGCCCATATGATGCGGACCACCATACGTATAGTTTATTCTATTCGGGTGAATCGAGCGTAACAAGTGCGGGCTACAATTATGGAAGCTATGCCAATGCAAAAGTAGATGCTTTGCTTGATGAAGGACGAACAACTGTCGATCCTGAAAAACGCAAGGAAGTCTATATGGCATTACAAGAGGAGCTAGCAGAAGATCCACCGTTCGCTTATTTTGCCTATGTTGATGCTGTTTATGGCATTAATAAAAATATTAGTGGTGTGAAAGAGCGTATTTTAGGTCATCACGGTGCTGGCTTCTTATGGAATGTCGAGGAGTGGAAATGGAATGATCGCTAAGTGGATCGGGAAGCGAGTGATAATGGGGACAATTGTCCTCATTATCGTGAGCTTCCTCTCTTTTTTCATTATGCATGCTGCACCTGGCAATCCTGCTGCTGCTTATTATGGAGGCAATGCTCAAACATTAACAGTAGCTGAGCAACAACGAATTGAAAAAGCGTTTGGCTTAGATAGGCCAGTGCTTCTACAATATGGTACTTGGTTAGGCGAAGCGGTAAAAGGAAATTTAGGCTATTCTGCCAAAGAGGGAAGACCCGTCATAGCGATTTTATTAGAAAGGTTACCTAACACATTACAGCTAGTGGCGCTCACATTATTTGTCGTTACAATTGTCTCTACTTGGCTAGGTTTACGGGCAGGAATGAAGGAAGGTTCTTTATTGGATAGAGGATTATCCATCTTTAGTATAGCAAGCTCTGCGATTCCTCCTTTTTGGCTAGGTATTGTCTGTATAATAATTTTTTCGGTACAGCTTGGTTGGTTTCCTTCTTCAGGTATGAATGATGTGCGTGGTAATGGAGGTTGGCTTGATCGTTTAAACCATATGGTGCTTCCACTAATTGTTTTAGTATTTTCTCATGTGGGCATATTCGCACGCTTTTTACAGGACAGTGTTAAGGCAGAGAATCGTAGTTATTATGTACAAGTTGCGCGTGCAAATGGCGTTCCAGACCGACAAATAAGAAAACTCATACTACGGAATTCTGTTATTCCGTATATCAATTATATTGGTGTGACGATTCCTTCATTCTTTGGTGGTTCCATAGTAGTTGAAACACTTTTTGGCTGGTCAGGATTAGGCTCATTGCTTGTGAAATCCGTTATGGTTAAGGATTTTCCTGTACTTATGGGAGCCATTCTGATTATTGGTGTTGTGGTGGTCATTTGCTTATTTGTAATCGACGTTTTAATGATTTGCATCAACCCAAGATTGAGAAGAGGAAAATTAGTATGAGAAAACAACGGAAGATGCCACTCGTTTGGCTTGCGCTTCTTTGCATTATATTAGGAACTACCATCTTCTCCTCACTGTTGGCACCTTTTGAGCCAAATGCAATGGATATGAATCATATTTATGAAGCACCAAATCTTACACATATACTTGGTACAGATCAGCTAGGCAGAGATGTTTTATCACGGATACTTGTTGGGGGGAAAGTTACGCTTTTCATCGCCATAGTGTCAGTCGTAATTTCAAGCATTATAGGCATTATCTACGGTGGTATTAGCGGTTTTGTTGGGGGTGCCATTGATGTCATTATGATGCGCATTTTGGAGGCCTTTTTAACGATTCCATCCTTAGTAATTGTACTTGCCCTGCAAGCAATTATGCAAGGAAGTGTTTGGCGAATGGCCATGATTATAGGTTTCACAGGTTGGTTTGTTACAGCTCGAATCGTTCGCTCTGAGTTTATTCGCTTAAAGGAAATGGAATTTGTCCAAATGGCTACAATGTTTCGTACCCCATTATGGAAAATATTATTTGGTCATTTATTACGAAATAGTGTGCCTGCTATCTTTGTCGTGACAATATTTAACTTCGCAGGTGCGATTTTTACGGAAGTGTCTTTAAGCTTTTTAGGCATCGGTGTGCCGCCAGCAATCCCGTCATGGGGAACGATGCTGTACACAGCGCAAAATGATTTACTTGTTGGGGCTTGGTGGATCGGTCTTTTTCCTGGAATACTGATTTTTGTGACGATATTATGTGTACAAGCGATCGGGACCACTTTCAAACAAGGAGGAGAACGATCCCATGTTTAGTATCGATAATCTAACTGTTCAAGTGAACGATAAAAACCTCATCCACAATATTTCGTTAACTGTCCCGAAAGGCGAGATTACCGCAGTTATCGGTGAAAGTGGCAGTGGGAAAAGCACAACAATATCAGCTATTTTAGGGATGCTCCCGCCGCAAACTGAGGCAATGGGTGCAGTTTTCTTTAATGGGGAAAATATGCTGACGATGTCAAAAAAAGATAGGTTGTTATTAAGGTCAAAGCATATTTTCACGATTTTTCAAGATGCCACAAATAGCTTTTCACCTACGCAAAAAATGAAACAACAATTGTATATGTTTACTGCCTTACGAGTGGGTGATGACAAAGAGAGGTTTCTCTCTAAAATGACCGCTATATTAAAGGAGTTAAACTTATCAGTAGATATATTAGAAAGCTATCCATTTGAGTTGTCAGGTGGTATGCTACAACGCTGTATGTTAGCTTGTGCATTGTATAATGAGCCAGACATATTAATAGCAGATGAACCAACTTCTGCACTAGATATGCTGCATCAACAACACTTTATAACATTATTAAAAAAACTTCATGCGCAGCTAGGGACAACTATTATACTGGTTACTCATGATTTAGGGGTTGCTGTTTCACTAGCGAATAACATAGTAGTGATGAAAGATGGAGAAATCGTTGAGAAGGGGCAAGCGACAGAAATTTTTGAGCAGCCTAAACATCCGTATACGCTACGGCTTGTCGCAAATCATTTTTAGGAGGCGTATATGTATTGCTTCAGGTTGAAAATATAAGT
Proteins encoded in this region:
- the ureG gene encoding urease accessory protein UreG encodes the protein MTPIRIGIGGPVGSGKTSLVDQLTRAMHEKYNVAVITNDIYTREDAQYLITNGVLEEDRIVGVETGGCPHTAIREDASMNFSAIDDLNKRFEDLDIIFIESGGDNLSATFSPELVHGYIYVIDVAEGQDIPRKGGPALTRSDLLLINKTSLAPHVGVDLEIMDQDVKKMRAGRPYIFADVRSQTNVDKVVEWIQHHMLLEGAEAVDVNA
- the aspA gene encoding aspartate ammonia-lyase, giving the protein MSTQRIEKDFLGERVLPGEAYYGIQTLRATENFPITGYTIHPALIKAMGIVKKAAALGNMEVHLLSTEIGEAIVKAAQEVIDGQWDAEFLVDPIQGGAGTSINMNANEVIANRALEILGKAKGDYQTISPNSHVNMSQSTNDAFPTAIHIAVLNLIDELLVTMENMQAVFHQKAEQFAHVIKMGRTHLQDAVPIRLGQEFEAYCRVINRDIVRIRQTRPNLYDVNMGATAVGTGLNAFPDYIKSVDEHLAEISGLPLKGATHLVDATQNTDAYTEVSGALKICMINMSKIANDLRLMASGPRAGLGEIILPARQPGSSIMPGKVNPVMPEVLNQVAFQVIGNDHTISLASEAGQLELNVMEPVLVFNLIQSISIMNNVFRAFTENCLKDIEANEERMKEYVEKSVGVLTAVNPHIGYEVAARLAREAILSGRSIRELCIESGVLTKEQLDLILDPYEMTHPGIAGSSMMKLK
- a CDS encoding ABC transporter substrate-binding protein; its protein translation is MKKFSVVILLFILSLAGCSNVSSQGEGKQPSAASSSKANELIYASESEFAGLNPILEETNLDALLFRGLMRFDEHNAPVNDIAKSVDISDDLLTYTILIRDDVTFHDGQKLTVDDVMFTIDSILDDANGSYLKSDFIHVQAMKKVNDTTMTIQLDEPFTPMLDKLTVPILPKHVFEGQDMRTATFNQEPIGAGPYMFEKWDKGTSLTLQAYTSFFGTKASIEKVIFKFIPDSNVRALQLKSGELDIALLDPNQVEELSKVEQLKMYEVESADYRGVLFNMNYPLWQEVDVRKAMSYATDRTGIVKGILHGYGTEAYSPLQKHAYVNENIEHYTYDVKKANELLEKSGWILADDGFRYKDGNKLAFTITAPITDSVRVNMANYVAQGYKEIGAEVEVAALDWSNIVIEETEAFMVGWGSPYDADHHTYSLFYSGESSVTSAGYNYGSYANAKVDALLDEGRTTVDPEKRKEVYMALQEELAEDPPFAYFAYVDAVYGINKNISGVKERILGHHGAGFLWNVEEWKWNDR
- a CDS encoding urease accessory protein UreF gives rise to the protein MKRQNDDLNNRLNTADTLTNFSLLRLLQIHDSAFPIGSYTHSYGMETYIQEDVIRTKEQLIDYCQAYIFHNLVHGDALIIQDAFHAAKVHDVARLIELDELCGAIKLAKESRDASVNVGKQFIRTVAPLMDSPLLLQWQEKLAEDKVQGHYAVLYAIYSEALGVDVYHAVMTYMYASISGLVQNAVRAVPFGQNTGVQALNKLLVSIEEAAEKVMTLTIDDLSNNALSIELASMKHEFLFSRLFIS
- the ureA gene encoding urease subunit gamma, producing the protein MKLSQVEQEKLLLHVAGELALKRKARGLKLNYPEAVALISSYIMEGARDGKTVAQLMSDAKHVLTAEDVMEGVGDMISDVQVECTFPDGTKLVTVHRPIQ
- a CDS encoding urease subunit beta, coding for MIPGEIRPKNDVIEINVGRATKKVLVANTGDRPIQVGSHFHFIEVNRFLEFNRQDAIGMHLNIPSGTAVRFEPGEEKEVELVEFGGKQHVFGLNMLTEGSTHHKDEILDKAIEGGFKGAEDK
- the ureC gene encoding urease subunit alpha; this translates as MKVTHEAYAKMFGPTVGDKVRLADTDLWIEIEKDYTTYGDEGVFGGGKSLRVSMGQNGKNTRNEGVLDTVITNVMIIDYTGIVKADIGIKDGRIIGIGKAGNPNSMDGVDQDMIIGVGTEVYAGEGLIATAGAIDTHIHFISPDQVETALLAGTTTFIGGGTGPAAGSKATSLTAGEWHLHRMLQAVEGFPINVGLLGKGSASDPEPIIEQVRAGAIGMKIHEDWGATPAALNQSLMVADDYDIQVALHSDTLNEAGFVEDTINAIDGRVIHIFHTEGAGGGHAPDQLVMASLPNILPASTNPTKPFTTNTIDEHLDMLMVCHHLKHDVPEDVAFADSRIRPETIAAEDIMQDLGILSIMSSDSQAMGRVGEVTIRTFQTADKMKKQRGPLPQDEGKDHDNYRVKRYMAKLNINPAIAHGISHEVGSLEEGKLADIVLWDPAFFGVKAEVVIKSGIAVYGITGDPNASIPTPQPMKGRRTFGFYGQGPQNCGMTFLPSIAVEEGLPEKLGLKRMIGTVKNCRNISKADMKLNSATPKIDVNPETYEVKIDGELATCEPVDVLPMAQRYFLF
- a CDS encoding methyl-accepting chemotaxis protein; this translates as MSLRKKSIIGFSVLNLIMMVVLIIDLANLTSFAWLSTILTIVGISITLSYMFYVKYKVILPINQLSNAAKAITIGEFDSVTIATDDKSEISELAKAFHEMKEQLRTMTQTIANSSTDLSASIEELSASTNDITIAVKEVDHQMEKTSTGLKQAAQSANNSAIAMQHTVDGIERITTATQGVYDHAKEANDIAGNGAEILHVAKKQMEFISSSTDKTSGLMQQLTNKMTDIKAMTEMITTITDQTNLLALNAAIEAARAGEHGKGFAVVAEEVRHLAEQSKHSATQIVDLVVGIESDTKQVAVAVEEDLKNVQQGVYVIDEATKSFGNISNHVSQMTNQLEDISTTAKHLSGSANEVATLVTNIAGGMDKLSHYTEAVLQSMDEQTASMQAVNQVSQELTIQADDLQKVTNRFQVV
- a CDS encoding urease accessory protein UreE, which translates into the protein MLIEKIIGNIANEEEHAHKATEWIELEWEELSKRILRTETDKGTDIALRLEGDEPLQYGDLLFEDDSRRIAIRTKLEPVIVISPKDMYEMGKSAFELGNRHTPCLIEQNEIIVRADHTINPLLDEIGVNYETTERRFKQPFKYRGHAH
- a CDS encoding urease accessory protein UreD, with amino-acid sequence MLNQGKVNHYGKLEMAFELRRGFTRLVHVYQQPPLKASRELYTANQSTATVFIMESSGGMVAGDRNDISVKLAPESQVKLQQQSALKIYPSHTGEPCIQEITVELAEGARLEWLPEVTIPFERAKFQVNTTIRMTESSTLIWGEIIAPGREMRGELFDYQSFQSKYKIFVEEALIAFDSFLFKPQEMNLSTIGLLEKARYIGSLWIVSPKVEQLNIRDLQEMIQQESLIQASVTKLTDHAIHCRWLSQEQRTLHKEINRMFEHVASLL